The DNA window GGCGCGCTGACGGCGTTCGTGCTGACCGTGCTCGCCTGCCTGCTCTGGCGGCTTCCCGGGGGCACCGAGGGCTACCTGCGCGACGTCAGCGCGACCGTGTTCGCGGCGGCCTACCTTCCCCTGTTCGCGTCGTTCGCCGCGATGCTGGTGCCGCCGGAAGACGGGGCGGGCCGGGTGCTCGCGTTCATGATCGGCGTGGTCGCCTCGGACACCGGCGGGTACGCGGCCGGTGTGCTGAAGGGCAAGCACCCGATGGCGCCTTCGATCAGCCCCAAGAAGTCCTGGGAGGGCTTCGCGGGGTCGATGGTGGCCGGTCTCGTCGGCGGCGCGCTGACCCTGACGCTGCTGCTCGACGGGCACGTCTGGCAGGGGTTGCTGTTCGGTGCCGCGATCGTGCTGACCGCGACGCTCGGCGATCTGGTCGAGTCGCTGATCAAGCGGGACCTCGGGATCAAGGACATGGGCACGATGCTGCCGGGGCACGGCGGATTGATGGACCGTCTCGATTCGCTGCTGCCGTCGGCCGTGGTGTCGTGGCTGTTGTTGTCAGCCTTCGTCCCGACGCCCTGAGCGGTCGGGTCACTCGCGGGTAGCCAGGCCGCGTCGGTTTCCGGGATGCCACCGGCCGCGCGCGACAGTTCGTGAGCCGCCGAAGCGTTCGCGGGATTCACTCGGCACATGATCACCGCACCCACGGCGGCCGGGAGCAGGCTCGCGCTCACGGCCGTCTGCCTCGGCTTCCTGATGATCACCCTCGACGCCACGATCGTGAACCTCGCCCTGCCCGCGATCGCGGACGACTTCGGTGGCACCGGAATCGCGGGCCTGCAATGGGTCGTCGATTCCTACACCATCGCGCTGGCCGCGTTCCTGCTGATGTGGGGCTGGGCTGGCGACCGGTTCGGCGCGCGGCGCGTGTTCGTGCTCGGCACCGCGATCTTCGTGGTCGCGTCGGCGGCCTGCGCGGTGGCGACCGGGCTGGCGGTGTTGATCGTGGCGCGGGCGGTCCAGGGTTTCGGCGCGGCGGCACTGCTGCCGTCCTCGCTGGCGCTGATCGTGCACCAGTTCCCGGACGCGCGGGAGCGCGCGCGGGCGCTCGGCGTGTGGGGCGGGATGAGCGGGATCGGGCTCGCGGCCGGGCCGGTGCTCGGCGGGCTGTCGGTCGGGTTGCTCGACTGGCGGCTGGTGTTCGCGGTCAACGTCCCGGTCGGACTGGCCGGGATCGGGCTG is part of the Amycolatopsis sp. CA-230715 genome and encodes:
- a CDS encoding phosphatidate cytidylyltransferase — its product is MSQVSDEEREEVAGDGGPATPRSGEPVKPSEESPSDDPEEKPVEKKASRAGRNLPAAIAVGVVLGAAIIVSLLTTRFLFIAIIAAAIAVGTIEFAGALKRAANIEVALIPLLAGGQAMIWLAWPFGREGALTAFVLTVLACLLWRLPGGTEGYLRDVSATVFAAAYLPLFASFAAMLVPPEDGAGRVLAFMIGVVASDTGGYAAGVLKGKHPMAPSISPKKSWEGFAGSMVAGLVGGALTLTLLLDGHVWQGLLFGAAIVLTATLGDLVESLIKRDLGIKDMGTMLPGHGGLMDRLDSLLPSAVVSWLLLSAFVPTP